A stretch of Cicer arietinum cultivar CDC Frontier isolate Library 1 chromosome 5, Cicar.CDCFrontier_v2.0, whole genome shotgun sequence DNA encodes these proteins:
- the LOC101494556 gene encoding protodermal factor 1 codes for MERKISYVSFSMFALLVGLLSQNLVVSVMSTTVEDQKNFYTTDPHSGNPSAGFTDSLCPHRSSPPSSHGSSSPPSHGNGGGYYNPTPSTPPSRNCGSSPSPPPHDPSTPSTPSHNPTPSNPPSRGGYYNSPPSSGSPPTLTPPSDPSTPIDPGTPTIPSPPFFPSSSPFTGTCNYWRSHPGIIWGILGWWGTTGNAFGITNSVPGFSPGLTLPQALSNTRTDGLGELYREGTASFLNSLVNHKFPYTTDQVRERFASSLHSNKAAATQAHLFKMANEGKMKPRT; via the exons ATGGAGAGGAAAATAAGCTATGTTTCATTTTCCATGTTTGCTTTGCTTGTTGGACTTCTTTCTCAGAACCTTGTGGTTTCTGTGATGTCCACAACTGTTGAAGATCAGAAAAACTTCTACACTACAGATCCACATTCAGGAAATCCTTCAGCTGGTTTCACTGATTCTCTAT GTCCACATAGGAGTTCTCCTCCCTCATCTCATGGAAGCTCATCACCACCTTCACATGGAAATGGTGGAGGTTATTACAATCCAACACCATCAACACCACCCAGTAGAAACTGTGGATCATCACCATCACCACCACCACATGATCCTTCAACTCCATCAACACCATCACATAATCCAACACCATCAAACCCTCCATCAAGAGGTGGATACTATAACTCTCCACCATCAAGTGGTAGCCCTCCAACTCTAACTCCACCATCTGATCCATCCACACCAATTGATCCAGGCACTCCTACAATTCCCTCACCACCTTTCTTTCCTTCCTCATCTCCCTTCACTGGAACATGCAA CTACTGGAGGAGTCATCCAGGAATCATATGGGGAATTCTTGGTTGGTGGGGAACAACAGGAAATGCATTTGGAATAACTAACAGTGTTCCAGGTTTTAGTCCTGGTCTAACCTTACCACAAGCACTTTCCAACACAAGAACTGATGGACTAGGAGAACTCTACAGAGAAGGCACTGCTTCATTTCTCAATTCCTTAGTCAACCACAAGTTCCCTTACACAACTGACCAAGTCAGGGAGAGGTTTGCATCATCACTTCACTCCAACAAGGCTGCAGCAACACAAGCTCACCTTTTCAAGATGGCCAATGAAGGGAAAATGAAGCCTAGAACATga